The Candidatus Defluviibacterium haderslevense DNA window AAATCAATTGTATCAATGGATGTAATCTTAGCTATTGTTTCATCTGCGAAAAGTGATAGAGAAGCTTTGGCTGTAGCTACAATAGACAGGAGAGTCTTGTCGCCATATGCAACAAATGCTTTATATTCGGATAACAATTTATCATCTCGAGTTTTAACAATGAGTTTGTCTATTTTTTCAGGATTTCCAGCAAATACATTTATCAGATGAAGGACATTGTATAAGTTTCTATGTTCTGGTTCACCATAGAATATCAGATATCGAATAAATAGGGATAAAAGACTCTCAGCAGACTTGTTCCAAAATGGATCTTTGGCTTCACCCAGTGCATTGCGAACTAGCAGTGTTGCTAATTTTTGAATATCCGAAATTGTTATACATCTTTGAAGTGGATTAAAGCATTCTGAGGCTTCATTGCTATAGTCTATTACTTTAATGGTATATCCATAACTTTGTAATGCGCCACTTACAAGTATTCTGATTTCATGAGATGGATCATTGAAAATGAGTGATGAATTTCCTTTAGCCATAAATAGTGCGCTATTGATAAGTACAGTAGAGCTTTTGCCTGAACCGCTTCCACCTAAAATAATTGCATTTTTATAGCTCTCAGAAATTGAAAGACAATTTTCACCATCAAGACAAAATCCAGTATCTGAATTTTGTAAAACTTTATCAACAGAAATAAAGTCAGCATTGAATTCTGTTTTACGACTCATTTGAACAAGAGAAGAAATAAAATCAAACAGTCCTGTTGCTATTTCAGCACAAAGCCAATATATGACTTCAAATATTACACCTATTATCTTCATCATCTTGTCATCAATTTTTCAATAGTTTCTCCCGTTTTAAGTAAAAGCATTCCAGAAACTTTACATAATAGGGCAAAGGCCATTGTCATCAATTTGAAAAAAGTGACTACAAGTGTTCGTATTAGATTAAATATTGTTTGGGTAGAAGTTCTATTCATATTCAGGTATTTAGGATTAGATTAATATCAAGCACTATAAATTACTACCTATACTTACATGGGCACCATATGATTCTAGGAATAATTTATAGAAGTCAGAAACAATTTCAAATCTTTCGCTGTCCATTTTATCAATTGGCTTATATATTATGTAAATTTCTATTCCGTTTAATTTATTCAGATGATATTTTTCAATCAGTAGATTTTGAATATGCTTTGGCTGATTTACTATTTCATTGAAAATATCTTGATCATAGTAATCAATGAATGATTTTTCCATGAGGTCGGTATTAATGATAAGCATTTTCTTATCAGCTTTTGATTTGCTAAGAATATTTAATTCTTCGGAAATTATTTTAAATATCACAGAGCCAACTCTTTCTTTCTTGTTCTTGCTTAATTCTAATAATGCGGAATCTATATTGAAATAATATTTTTTAATATCATGCTTCCTTTCATAGTCATTTGATAATAAAGCACTCGATACTGAATCAAGCATGAAGGACTTTACTTCATTGAATCCAAACTCAGTAATGCCTTGAATTCTCACTGTCTCTGAATTATTCACATTTTTTGAAATAATTGATTTCTTATTAAAATCATTCAACAAAATATGTGAAAAATTTGCTGAGGTTAGATCCAAAACTATCGATATATCCTGTGAGATTGGCTTTGGATTACAGGAGAGAAAGAGCACTGCTGAAATTATCAGCAGTGCATAAATGTATTTGTCTATTTTCATGAGGTTTGATTTATTGGGTTAATCAATGTCTTTATTTTATGTGATCCACTTTTCAATACAAATTCTTTCATAGCCATAGCATGGATTCGTTCTGTTTCTTTATCAATCAGAATTATCATTGAATCTCTATATTTATTAAAAGCTTCTAGCATTTGTTTTCGCTCATTAATTCTTTCTTCTTCTAATCGTAAAAATGTAAGCAGTCCTTCTTTTTGATTCTTTAAAAGCATTAATTGATTTTTCTTTTCTTCTAATTGGCTATGTTCCATTGATTGCTCTTTAGTTGGAAGTTTTGTTGAAGCGAACAACAGGGCAATGCAATAGAAGAATAAATTGAAAAGCATCCAAAGGATCGGATTATTTCCAAATGAGCTTGAATCATCCATATATGTTTGTCTCAATATGCCTAGGAAAAGAAAAACAATTCCAGCGCCAATTAATCCACCTATGAACCAAAACCGTTTTTGTTTTGGAGTCTTTGCAGTTTGGATTTTCATACCAATAGTATGTGAAGCAACAGCAAGACCACTGGCTATGATTATGGATAAAAAAATTGCACCAAGTAGACTGCCTATGATTACTTGAAAACTTGAATAGTTTAAGCCCGCATCAATAGAACATAAAGCTACAATTGAAACTAATACCCATATGTATTTTTTCCAATCATAAGTAAGTCTTGTTCTCTGTATATCTACTTCGACACTACTTATTTTCTTATTTGTCTGCTCAACCTGCTCGTCAGTTGCATTTTGTAAAG harbors:
- a CDS encoding type IV secretory system conjugative DNA transfer family protein produces the protein MMKIIGVIFEVIYWLCAEIATGLFDFISSLVQMSRKTEFNADFISVDKVLQNSDTGFCLDGENCLSISESYKNAIILGGSGSGKSSTVLINSALFMAKGNSSLIFNDPSHEIRILVSGALQSYGYTIKVIDYSNEASECFNPLQRCITISDIQKLATLLVRNALGEAKDPFWNKSAESLLSLFIRYLIFYGEPEHRNLYNVLHLINVFAGNPEKIDKLIVKTRDDKLLSEYKAFVAYGDKTLLSIVATAKASLSLFADETIAKITSIDTIDFAEFRTKKIALFINNSIPTMQYYSGISSLFFQQFMNKILIRIPDKHENNIFFLLDEAGSMFLPSLSTIISNIRKYNSGILLIYQDYHILEHIYGSYEAKNISANCYAKVYLPGQPIETCKILEMTLGKFEYVDENEVRHTRQLMTSDEIRMSNKAIILIGNKPPIHAKLFPYYKNQKLKLLTEILPYIPDNVLPYDIPPLIQFEDEKKG